One region of Miscanthus floridulus cultivar M001 chromosome 19, ASM1932011v1, whole genome shotgun sequence genomic DNA includes:
- the LOC136529310 gene encoding uncharacterized protein codes for MPSSPDRRRLLLLLPLLVAAAALWGASAAGAGADTCKAWLVQSIPTDMPHLRRVPGVLSTGDVLQWLSGNATKSLDILAQYWQLLAQPNNPKSGDYGFSESDMKRFGADKGRLVYKALENAADRKIKIRIVQHSGFAPDFDQESADLAAGRPNVENVTVVFEDWWGSGVVHAKVWISDKKDVYIGSANNDWKSLTQVKELGIYFADCPQIAKTVEAYFQNLWTLSTLNSTSYTKQAWDKQWQVSRKVPCWSHFLQPKERCRSPIPLSVDIPYVDGYPALANPDMIDVSFETPGYKKSTQEHYLSYLSFAPPEVIFGKFQADEQGWVDTIKSVKLGGIVRMNTMDWLGQSQYATQTVYWSSLSSAILEVVFSKNATVRLLVAYWAHFIPNTEKYLKSLLYSNILCASSTYNHCGGKVEIKYYMVAGYNETGPALSQGGTTTGNRYPGFTRVNHGKYAVSDVRANIGTSNLIWDYFYTTAGVSFGTYNPNIVTQLQDIFDADWYSPYTVPVEPLEESV; via the exons ATGCCTTCCTCCCCCGACCGGCggcgactcctcctcctcctccccctactCGTCGCTGCCGCCGCGCTGTGGGGGGCGTCGGCGGCGGGCGCCGGCGCTGACACCTGcaaggcgtggttggtgcagtcCATCCCCACCGACATGCCGCACCTGCGCCGCGTCCCCGGGGTCCTCTCCACCG GAGATGTACTTCAGTGGCTCTCGGGGAATGCAACGAAGAGTCTGGACATCCTTGCACAGTACTGGCAGCTCTTAGCTCAGCCAAACAATCCGAAATCAGGGGATTATGGATTCTCTGAGAGTGACATGAAGAGATTTGGGGCTGATAAGGGCCGCCTGGTTTACAAGGCATTGGAAAATGCCGCAGATCGTAAGATCAAAATCAG GATTGTCCAACACTCTGGATTTGCTCCTGATTTCGACCAAGAGAGCGCCGATCTGGCCGCAGGAAGACCAAATGTTGAGAATGTAACTGTTGTTTTTGAGGATTGGTGGGGATCTGGTGTTGTGCACGCAAAGGTCTGGATATCAGATAAAAAGGATGTGTATATAGGGTCAGCAAACAATGATTGGAAATCCCTTACTCAG GTCAAGGAGCTTGGGATTTATTTTGCTGATTGTCCACAAATAGCAAAAACTGTGGAAGCCTATTTTCAAAATCTTTGGACACTTTCAACCCTCAACTCAACTTCTTACACCAAACAAGCCTGGGATAAGCAGTGGCAAGTTTCTAGAAAGGTTCCATGCTGGTCTCATTTCCTACagccaaaagaaagatgcag GTCACCCATACCACTTTCtgttgacatcccatatgtagaTGGATATCCAGCTCTTGCAAATCCTGACATGATTGATGTTTCATTTGAAACCCCTGGGTACAAGAAATCTACTCAGGAGCACTACTTGAGCTACCTTTCCTTTGCGCCACCTGAG GTGATATTTGGCAAATTCCAAGCAGATGAGCAGGGATGGGTTGACACCATTAAGTCTGTTAAGTTAGGGGGAATTGTACGAATGAATACCATGGATTGGCTTGGGCAGTCACAGTATGCTACTCAAACAGTCTACTGGTCATCTTTATCGTCAGCAATCTTAGAG GTAGTATTCTCGAAGAATGCAACCGTGAGGCTACTTGTTGCCTACTGGGCACATTTCATCCCAAACACCGAAAAATACCTGAAGAGCCTTCTATACTCCAACATCCTCTGCGCATCTTCGACATATAACCATTGCGGTGGCAAGGTTGAGATCAAATACTACATGGTTGCTGGGTACAACGAGACTGGACCTGCATTGTCCCAAGGTGGCACCACGACGGGGAACCGTTACCCTGGCTTCACCAGGGTGAATCATGGCAAGTACGCAGTCAGCGACGTGAGGGCGAACATCGGCACCAGCAACCTCATCTGGGATTACTTCTACACCACGGCTGGAGTCAGCTTCGGAACATACAACCCCAACATTGTAACACAGCTGCAGGATATCTTTGATGCGGATTGGTATTCTCCTTATACCGTGCCGGTTGAACCGCTGGAAGAGTCTGTGTAA